Sequence from the Gammaproteobacteria bacterium genome:
GCAGGCATAGGAGGCGTCGCGTGGATAGTTACTGTAGGCGTGCTTGTTTTTGCCGGCGGGATAGAACCCTCCGTAGCTAGAACGGTGGATACGCTGATTGGAGGCATCGATGATGGCGTAATGGTGGCAGGGACAGAATTCTTCTGGATGCTGGAAAAGAGGTAAAACACCATACCCCCCAAGAAAGCCAGAGCAATTAGCAATATCGCGAGGATAGTTTGACCGTGGTACCAGGGGATGTGTTGAGGCAACGTGGCCTCAGGTCGGGGAGATGAGAAAAAGGATGGATTGGTGGAGGAAAAAGGCGGTTTCGTTGTAGTAGTCGCTGGCTTGGCAGGGGTAAAAATCGGTTTCGACCAGGAAGACCAGGGCGGAGTATCGTCACGGGACAAGACCTCGGATTCCCCGGTCAAGGCGCCGAGTAACTCCCTACGTTGAGCGCGGTAGTCGGCGTATCCCAGATCGCCCTCGGCATAGCTCTGAGCCAGGACCCGCAAGGAGTGCTCATCTATTGTTTTTCCTACCAATTTCGTCCCCTGAGTCTAGTGGGTTGCGGGGTGTGCCGTCGCTATTACGACGGTGATGTTGTCCCGCCCCCGGCGCGAGAGGGCGAGATTAATGAGGGCATTAACTGCCTCGGCGTCTTCACCATTTTCACCATCGGCAAGGATGTTGCGGATCTCCGTATCGTTGAGTTCTTTGTCTAGGCCATCGCTGCACAGCAGAAAGCGGTCGCCCACCTCGACACGCTCAACATTGATGTCCATGAAGAGCTGGTCCCGCGCACCCACCGCCCGAGTAACGACATTAGCATTAGGGTGGTTGCGGGCCTCTTCTCGGGTCAACAGGCCACGAGTCACCATCTCTTCCACTTGAGTATGGTCCTGGGTAAGTTGAACCAGATTCCCTCGACGGTAACGATACAGTCGACAGTCACCCGCCCACAGATAGACGGCAAAATCTCGATAGGTGATGAGTACTACCACCGTAGCGCCAATGATCTGGTTGCGTCCTCGGGAGGCGGCAAGTTGGCGGAGGTGGATGTTGCAGGCCAGAAGCCGGTCTTCG
This genomic interval carries:
- a CDS encoding hypothetical protein (Evidence 5 : Unknown function), whose translation is MLVFAGGIEPSVARTVDTLIGGIDDGVMVAGTEFFWMLEKR
- a CDS encoding hypothetical protein (Evidence 5 : Unknown function) translates to MASGRGDEKKDGLVEEKGGFVVVVAGLAGVKIGFDQEDQGGVSSRDKTSDSPVKAPSNSLR
- a CDS encoding PPM family protein phosphatase, yielding MDLRPPLTWSSASRTDTGKVRSHNEDICLELPTRGLWAVADGMGGHSAGEVASANIAEALTQILRPPTLHSLVDEVEDRLLACNIHLRQLAASRGRNQIIGATVVVLITYRDFAVYLWAGDCRLYRYRRGNLVQLTQDHTQVEEMVTRGLLTREEARNHPNANVVTRAVGARDQLFMDINVERVEVGDRFLLCSDGLDKELNDTEIRNILADGENGEDAEAVNALINLALSRRGRDNITVVIATAHPATH